A window from Pseudomonas moraviensis encodes these proteins:
- the cra gene encoding catabolite repressor/activator: MKLSDIARLAGVSVTTASYVINGKAEQQRISNATVERVRAVVDLHGFTPNPQAAGLRSRHTRTLGFILPDLENPSYARIAKLLEQGARARGYQLLIASSDDAPDSERQLLQLFRARRCDALIVASCLPAGDDSYRQLQAKGLPIIAIDRVMEPEHFCSVISDDREASLHLTQSLLDPQPKQIVLLGARPELSISQERAAGFREALKDFQGEVLIEHAESFSRECGKQLMEELLQRLGHLPDALVTTSYVLLQGVFDALHDFPLKSRPLRLGTFGDTQLLDFLPLPVNAMSQQHQLIADKALELALAAVEQDDYQPGVQAIARTFKQRIHRD, from the coding sequence TTGAAACTCAGTGATATCGCGCGGTTGGCCGGCGTCTCCGTCACCACCGCCAGCTACGTCATCAACGGCAAGGCCGAACAGCAACGCATCAGTAACGCGACCGTCGAGCGCGTGCGCGCGGTGGTCGATCTGCACGGCTTTACGCCCAATCCGCAAGCGGCCGGCCTGCGCAGTCGGCACACGCGCACCCTGGGTTTTATCCTGCCGGATCTGGAAAACCCCAGTTACGCGCGGATCGCCAAGTTGCTCGAACAAGGCGCGCGGGCACGCGGTTATCAGTTGCTGATCGCCAGTTCCGACGATGCGCCGGACAGCGAACGCCAGCTCCTGCAACTGTTCCGCGCCCGGCGTTGCGACGCGCTGATCGTCGCCAGTTGCCTGCCCGCTGGTGATGACAGCTATCGCCAGTTGCAGGCCAAGGGTCTGCCGATTATCGCCATCGACCGGGTCATGGAACCGGAGCATTTCTGCTCGGTGATCAGCGACGACCGCGAGGCCAGCCTGCACCTGACCCAGAGCCTGCTCGATCCACAACCGAAGCAGATCGTGCTGCTCGGCGCCCGTCCGGAATTGAGCATCAGCCAGGAACGTGCTGCCGGTTTCCGCGAAGCGCTCAAAGATTTCCAAGGCGAGGTGCTGATCGAGCACGCCGAGTCGTTCAGCCGCGAGTGCGGCAAGCAACTGATGGAAGAACTCCTGCAGCGCCTGGGGCATTTGCCTGACGCGCTGGTGACCACTTCTTACGTGCTGCTGCAGGGCGTGTTCGATGCACTGCATGATTTCCCGCTGAAATCGCGGCCGCTGCGCCTTGGCACCTTCGGCGACACGCAGTTGCTGGATTTCCTGCCGCTGCCGGTCAACGCCATGTCCCAGCAACACCAGTTGATTGCCGACAAGGCCTTGGAACTGGCACTGGCCGCCGTCGAGCAGGACGATTACCAGCCGGGCGTGCAAGCCATTGCGCGGACCTTCAAGCAGCGTATTCATCGGGACTGA
- the pfkB gene encoding 1-phosphofructokinase, with amino-acid sequence MAKILTLTLNPALDLTVELSRLDAGQVNRSDEMHTHAAGKGVNVAQVLADLGHQLTVSGFLGEDNLQAFETLFVKRGFVDAFIRVPGETRSNIKVAEQDGRITDINGPGPVVDADAQQALLDRLLQIAPGHDAVVVAGSLPRGVTAQWLRELIDKLNALGLKVALDSSGEALRAALQASPWLIKPNTEELAHALGCEVVSPIAEAQAAARLHAQGIEHVVISHGADGVNWFSVGSALHASPPKVSVASTVGAGDSLLAGMLHGLLSADTPEQTLRTATAIAAMAVTQIGFGINDPAQLAQLEQGVRVRPLTEQ; translated from the coding sequence ATGGCCAAGATTCTCACCCTGACTCTCAACCCGGCACTCGACCTGACCGTCGAGCTGTCACGGCTGGATGCTGGTCAGGTCAATCGCAGCGACGAGATGCACACCCACGCTGCGGGCAAAGGCGTCAACGTCGCCCAGGTGCTGGCGGACCTCGGCCATCAGCTCACCGTCAGCGGCTTTCTCGGTGAAGACAATCTGCAAGCGTTCGAAACCCTGTTCGTCAAGCGTGGTTTTGTCGACGCGTTCATCCGCGTGCCCGGCGAGACGCGTAGCAACATCAAGGTCGCCGAGCAGGACGGGCGCATCACCGACATCAACGGCCCGGGCCCGGTGGTCGATGCAGATGCGCAGCAAGCGTTGCTTGATCGCCTGCTGCAGATCGCGCCGGGGCACGATGCGGTAGTGGTCGCCGGCAGTTTGCCGCGCGGCGTCACTGCGCAGTGGCTGCGCGAGCTGATCGACAAGCTCAATGCACTCGGCTTGAAAGTCGCCCTCGATTCCAGCGGTGAAGCCCTGCGCGCCGCGTTGCAGGCCAGCCCCTGGCTGATCAAACCGAACACCGAAGAACTGGCCCACGCACTCGGCTGCGAAGTGGTCTCGCCAATCGCCGAAGCACAAGCCGCCGCACGCTTGCATGCGCAAGGTATCGAGCACGTGGTGATCTCCCACGGCGCTGACGGCGTGAACTGGTTCAGTGTCGGCTCGGCCCTGCATGCCTCGCCGCCGAAGGTCAGCGTGGCCAGCACGGTCGGTGCCGGCGATTCATTGCTCGCCGGCATGCTCCACGGTCTGCTCAGCGCCGACACCCCCGAACAAACCCTGCGCACCGCCACCGCGATTGCGGCGATGGCGGTGACCCAGATCGGTTTTGGCATCAACGACCCTGCGCAACTGGCGCAGCTCGAACAGGGCGTGCGCGTGCGCCCCCTGACAGAACAATAA
- a CDS encoding PepSY domain-containing protein — MLKKTLFQLHWFFGITAGLVLALMGITGAAYSFQDEILRALNPSVLQVEKQVAGVLPPVELVERIEAASGKKVAMLWVETDSGHAARVYFTPPKGERRGEMRYFDPYTAEFKGDATGQDFFGLMLQLHRFLAMGDTGRNITGACTLMLLFFCLSGLYLRWPRQWNSWRVWLTLDWKKKGRAFNWDLHSVAGTWCLLVYLLLALTGLSWSYEWYNKGLTRLLSDAPQNERVRGGRGPAPEGPAPTADYAAMWSSIYSAAGPGLAAYNIRMPAVAGQPATVFYLLDSSPHDRALNQITLDPATGVVKRVDRYADKSFKAQLLTSIYALHVGSYFGLVGRIIVTMAAVCMPLFFITGWLLYLDRRRKKKQIKDAREGLAQPSADASAWLIGFASQSGFAEQLAWQTAGQLQAAGLPVNVQPLANLSEQDLRDSNNALFVVSTFGDGEAPDSARGFERKVLAKASTLDGLNYAVLGLGDRQYAHFCGFAKRLHQWLGEHGGKTLFAPVEVDSGDPYALRHWQTQLGQLTGQAPSETWQAPSYDNWTLVRRELMNPDSSGAPVYLLGLKAPDTRSWLAGDLVEVLPRNCPWAIEHFLDGLGIRGETPVKVNGIDEPLEVALASRQLPEHRAHLVGLHAQSLVDAMVPLAMREYSIASIAADGVLELIVRQEQHNDGSLGIGSGWLTEHAPVGGSISLRVRRNSGFHLPNEPVPMILLGNGTGLAGLRSLLKARIAYGQQRQWLLFGERNREHDFLCRAELEEWLVNGDLARLDLAFSRDQAEKIYVQDRLRESADELKKWLADGAVIYICGSLQGMASGVDQVLNDLLGADEVQRLIELGRYRRDVY; from the coding sequence GTGTTGAAGAAAACCCTGTTCCAGTTGCACTGGTTTTTTGGCATCACCGCAGGGCTGGTGCTGGCCCTGATGGGCATCACCGGCGCGGCGTATTCGTTTCAGGACGAGATCCTGCGCGCCCTCAATCCGTCCGTTTTGCAGGTGGAAAAGCAGGTCGCCGGCGTGTTGCCGCCGGTGGAACTGGTGGAGCGCATCGAAGCCGCGTCCGGCAAGAAAGTCGCCATGCTCTGGGTCGAGACCGACAGCGGTCACGCCGCACGGGTTTACTTCACCCCGCCCAAGGGTGAACGGCGGGGCGAGATGCGCTACTTCGATCCGTACACTGCCGAGTTCAAGGGCGACGCCACTGGCCAGGATTTCTTCGGCCTGATGCTGCAACTGCACCGCTTCCTCGCCATGGGCGACACCGGGCGCAACATCACCGGCGCCTGCACACTGATGCTGTTGTTCTTCTGTCTCTCCGGCCTCTATCTGCGCTGGCCACGCCAGTGGAACAGCTGGCGCGTGTGGCTGACGCTGGACTGGAAAAAGAAAGGTCGCGCGTTCAATTGGGATCTGCACTCGGTCGCCGGCACCTGGTGCCTGCTGGTCTATCTGCTGCTGGCATTGACCGGATTGTCGTGGTCGTACGAGTGGTACAACAAGGGCCTGACCCGGCTGCTTTCCGACGCACCGCAGAACGAGCGCGTACGCGGCGGTCGCGGACCGGCGCCAGAAGGCCCGGCACCGACGGCCGACTACGCGGCGATGTGGAGCAGCATCTACAGCGCCGCCGGCCCGGGTCTGGCGGCGTACAACATCCGCATGCCAGCGGTGGCCGGCCAGCCGGCGACGGTGTTCTACCTGCTCGACAGCTCGCCCCATGACCGTGCGCTGAACCAGATCACCCTCGACCCGGCGACCGGCGTGGTCAAACGCGTCGACCGCTATGCCGACAAAAGCTTCAAGGCACAACTGCTGACCAGCATTTACGCGCTGCACGTCGGCAGTTATTTCGGCCTGGTCGGGCGGATCATCGTGACGATGGCGGCGGTGTGCATGCCGCTGTTTTTCATCACCGGCTGGCTGCTGTATCTGGATCGCCGGCGCAAGAAAAAGCAGATCAAGGATGCCCGTGAGGGCCTGGCGCAACCGTCCGCTGATGCGTCGGCATGGCTGATCGGCTTCGCCAGTCAGAGCGGTTTCGCCGAGCAACTGGCGTGGCAGACCGCCGGGCAATTGCAGGCCGCCGGACTGCCGGTCAACGTGCAGCCGCTGGCCAATCTCAGCGAACAGGATCTGCGCGATTCGAACAATGCGTTGTTCGTGGTCAGCACCTTCGGCGACGGCGAAGCACCGGACAGCGCCCGTGGCTTCGAACGCAAAGTGCTGGCCAAGGCCTCGACACTCGACGGCCTCAACTACGCCGTGCTCGGCCTCGGCGATCGGCAATACGCGCACTTCTGCGGCTTCGCCAAACGCTTGCATCAATGGCTCGGCGAACACGGCGGCAAAACCCTGTTCGCCCCGGTGGAAGTCGACAGCGGCGATCCTTACGCGCTGCGCCACTGGCAAACGCAACTCGGCCAGCTGACCGGACAGGCGCCGAGCGAAACCTGGCAAGCACCCAGCTACGACAACTGGACACTGGTCCGTCGCGAACTGATGAACCCCGACAGCAGCGGCGCGCCGGTCTATCTGCTCGGCCTCAAGGCCCCGGATACGCGCAGCTGGCTGGCCGGTGACCTGGTCGAAGTGCTGCCACGCAATTGCCCGTGGGCCATCGAGCATTTCCTCGACGGCCTCGGCATCCGTGGCGAAACTCCGGTCAAGGTCAACGGCATCGACGAGCCGCTGGAAGTGGCACTCGCGTCACGCCAGCTGCCTGAACATCGTGCGCATCTGGTCGGCCTGCATGCGCAATCGCTGGTCGACGCAATGGTGCCGCTGGCGATGCGCGAATACTCCATCGCCTCGATCGCCGCCGACGGCGTGCTGGAGCTGATCGTGCGTCAGGAACAGCACAACGACGGCAGCCTCGGCATCGGCTCCGGCTGGCTCACCGAGCATGCGCCAGTGGGCGGCAGCATCAGCCTGCGGGTTCGGCGCAACAGCGGCTTCCATCTGCCGAACGAGCCGGTGCCGATGATCCTGCTGGGCAACGGCACCGGCCTGGCCGGCCTGCGCAGCTTGCTCAAGGCACGCATTGCCTACGGTCAGCAGCGGCAGTGGCTGCTGTTCGGCGAGCGCAACCGCGAGCACGACTTCCTCTGCCGCGCCGAGCTGGAGGAATGGCTGGTCAATGGTGATCTGGCGCGCCTCGATCTGGCGTTTTCCCGAGATCAGGCCGAGAAGATTTATGTGCAGGATCGCTTGCGTGAGTCAGCGGATGAATTGAAGAAATGGTTGGCTGATGGTGCCGTCATCTACATTTGCGGCAGCCTTCAGGGGATGGCTTCGGGGGTGGATCAGGTGCTCAATGATCTGCTGGGTGCCGATGAAGTTCAACGGCTGATCGAGCTGGGACGGTATCGCCGGGATGTTTACTAA
- a CDS encoding PTS fructose-like transporter subunit IIB, giving the protein MKLAIVTACPNGMVTSVLCARLLDAAAQRQGWSTSVEVVDPAHPERELSAATIEAAEWVLLVTTGAVDMSRFVGKRVFQIAPAQALQDVEAVLRRGAEEAEVYVASEVEPAIDTPRAPRIVAITACPTGVAHTFMAAEALQQTAKRLGYELQVETQGSVGAKTPLSATAIAEADVVLLAADIDVATERFAGKKIYRCGTGVALKQSEATLKKALAEGAVESAASDGKAAAKSEKTGVYKHLLTGVSYMLPMVVAGGLLIALSFVFGITAYKEEGTLAAALMQIGGETAFKLMVPLLAGYIAYSIADRPGLAPGMIGGLLAGTLGAGFIGGIIAGFIAGYAAKAIARYVKLPQSLEALKPILIIPLLASLVTGLVMIYVVGKPVAGMLAALTQFLDSMGTTNAILLGVLLGGMMCVDLGGPINKAAYAFSVGLLASQSYAPMAATMAAGMVPPIGLGIATFIARRKFAQTEREAGKAAFVLGLCFISEGAIPFAAKDPLRVIPASIAGGALTGALSMYFGCKLMAPHGGLFVLAIPNAINHALLYLLAIVAGSLVTAVVYALLKRPEAVELAVEPVNA; this is encoded by the coding sequence ATGAAGTTAGCCATTGTTACGGCTTGCCCGAACGGCATGGTCACCAGTGTCCTGTGCGCGCGTCTGCTCGATGCAGCGGCGCAGCGCCAGGGCTGGAGCACCAGCGTCGAAGTGGTCGATCCGGCGCACCCGGAACGCGAATTGTCGGCCGCCACCATTGAAGCGGCGGAGTGGGTCTTGCTGGTCACCACTGGCGCGGTGGACATGAGTCGGTTTGTCGGCAAGCGCGTGTTCCAGATTGCTCCGGCGCAGGCCTTGCAGGATGTCGAAGCGGTGTTGCGTCGCGGTGCTGAAGAAGCAGAAGTCTACGTGGCGAGCGAGGTCGAACCGGCGATCGATACGCCGCGTGCGCCGCGCATCGTTGCTATCACCGCGTGCCCGACCGGTGTCGCCCACACCTTCATGGCCGCCGAAGCATTGCAGCAGACTGCCAAGCGTCTGGGCTATGAATTGCAGGTCGAAACCCAAGGCTCGGTGGGCGCGAAAACCCCGCTCAGCGCAACGGCCATCGCCGAGGCCGATGTGGTCCTGCTGGCGGCGGATATCGACGTCGCCACCGAGCGTTTCGCCGGCAAGAAAATCTATCGCTGCGGCACTGGCGTTGCGCTGAAGCAGTCCGAAGCGACGCTGAAAAAAGCCTTGGCTGAAGGCGCTGTAGAAAGTGCGGCAAGCGACGGCAAGGCTGCTGCCAAGTCCGAGAAAACCGGCGTCTACAAGCACCTGCTCACGGGTGTGTCGTACATGCTGCCGATGGTGGTGGCGGGTGGTTTGCTGATTGCGCTGTCCTTCGTGTTCGGCATCACCGCGTACAAGGAAGAAGGCACGCTGGCGGCGGCGCTGATGCAGATCGGCGGCGAAACCGCGTTCAAATTGATGGTGCCGCTGCTGGCCGGGTACATCGCCTACTCGATCGCCGACCGCCCGGGCCTTGCGCCGGGGATGATCGGCGGTCTACTCGCAGGCACCTTGGGCGCCGGCTTCATCGGCGGGATCATTGCCGGTTTCATTGCCGGTTATGCCGCCAAAGCCATCGCCCGCTATGTGAAGTTGCCGCAGAGCCTGGAGGCGTTGAAGCCGATTCTGATCATCCCGTTGCTGGCCAGTCTGGTCACCGGTCTGGTGATGATTTACGTGGTCGGCAAACCGGTCGCCGGCATGCTCGCCGCGTTGACGCAGTTCCTCGACAGCATGGGCACCACCAACGCAATTCTGCTCGGCGTGTTGCTCGGCGGCATGATGTGCGTCGACCTCGGCGGGCCGATCAACAAGGCTGCCTATGCGTTTTCGGTGGGGCTGCTGGCCTCGCAGAGTTACGCACCGATGGCCGCGACCATGGCCGCCGGCATGGTGCCGCCGATTGGCCTGGGCATCGCCACGTTCATTGCCCGGCGCAAGTTTGCCCAGACTGAACGTGAGGCCGGCAAAGCGGCTTTCGTGCTGGGCCTGTGCTTTATCTCCGAAGGGGCGATTCCGTTTGCCGCCAAAGACCCGCTGCGGGTGATCCCGGCGAGCATCGCTGGCGGCGCGCTGACGGGTGCCTTGTCGATGTACTTCGGCTGCAAACTGATGGCGCCGCACGGTGGCTTGTTCGTGCTGGCGATCCCGAATGCGATCAACCATGCGCTGCTGTATCTGCTGGCGATTGTCGCGGGGAGCCTGGTCACGGCGGTGGTGTATGCGCTGCTCAAAAGGCCTGAGGCTGTCGAGCTGGCAGTCGAACCCGTCAACGCCTGA
- a CDS encoding alkaline phosphatase D family protein: MSDFNLGRRRVMQAVGAGLLLPGLAPAVIASVKDRPQLTDGVQSGDLLGDRAMIWSRSDRPARMVVEWDTGSLFGNPRKFVSPLADARSDFTARVELTGLPANQAIFYRVHFEDAQTGVASEPWFGHLRSVPTARRDIRFVWSGDTVGQGFGINPDIGGMRIYEAMRLRLPDFFIHSGDTIYADGPVPAQLTTESGRVWRNITTEAKSKVAQTLDDYRGNYRYNLMDENIRRFNAEVPQIWQWDDHEVVNNWSPGKQLDERYQEKDIHKLVGRARQAWLEYAPMRLQAADGGGRIYRKLSYGPMLDVFVLDMRSYREANDDNFGAAKPFLGREQLDWLKRELKASKAQWKVIAADMPIGLGVPDGEVSPGVARWEAVANGDPGPAQGRELEIAELLGFLRAQQVRNFVFLTADVHYCAAHHYHPDRAAFQDFEPFWEFVAGPLNAGSFGPNPLDKTFGPEVVFEKAPPAQNTSPFAGFQFFGEVNIEGQSGEMSVVLRDLDGVAVFEQKLQPV, from the coding sequence ATGAGCGATTTCAATCTCGGCCGGCGTCGCGTCATGCAAGCGGTTGGTGCCGGGCTGTTGCTGCCGGGGCTGGCGCCGGCGGTGATTGCCTCGGTCAAGGATCGTCCGCAGCTCACCGACGGCGTGCAGTCCGGCGACCTGCTCGGCGACCGCGCGATGATCTGGAGCCGCAGCGATCGCCCGGCGCGCATGGTGGTCGAGTGGGACACCGGCAGCCTGTTCGGCAACCCGCGCAAATTCGTCTCGCCGTTAGCCGATGCGCGTAGCGATTTCACCGCCCGCGTTGAACTCACCGGCCTGCCGGCCAACCAGGCAATCTTCTATCGGGTGCACTTCGAAGACGCCCAGACTGGCGTCGCCAGCGAACCGTGGTTCGGTCATCTGCGCAGCGTGCCGACGGCCAGGCGTGACATCCGTTTTGTCTGGAGCGGTGACACCGTCGGCCAGGGCTTCGGCATCAACCCGGACATCGGCGGCATGCGCATCTACGAAGCCATGCGCCTGCGCCTGCCGGACTTCTTTATCCACAGCGGCGACACCATCTACGCCGACGGCCCGGTGCCTGCGCAACTGACCACCGAGAGTGGCCGCGTCTGGCGCAATATCACCACCGAAGCCAAGAGCAAAGTCGCGCAGACTCTCGACGACTATCGCGGCAACTATCGCTATAACCTCATGGACGAAAACATCCGCCGCTTCAACGCCGAAGTGCCGCAGATCTGGCAGTGGGACGATCACGAAGTGGTCAACAACTGGTCACCAGGCAAACAGCTGGATGAGCGCTATCAGGAGAAAGATATCCACAAGCTGGTGGGGCGCGCGCGGCAAGCATGGCTCGAATATGCGCCGATGCGCTTACAGGCGGCGGACGGTGGCGGGCGGATCTATCGCAAGCTCAGTTACGGGCCGATGCTCGATGTATTCGTGCTGGATATGCGCAGTTATCGCGAAGCCAATGATGACAATTTTGGCGCGGCCAAACCTTTTCTCGGGCGCGAGCAACTGGACTGGCTCAAGCGCGAATTAAAGGCATCGAAGGCGCAGTGGAAAGTGATTGCGGCGGACATGCCCATCGGCCTTGGCGTCCCGGACGGCGAGGTCAGCCCGGGCGTTGCGCGTTGGGAAGCCGTGGCCAACGGCGACCCTGGACCGGCGCAGGGGCGCGAACTGGAAATTGCCGAATTGCTCGGATTCCTGCGCGCGCAGCAGGTGCGCAATTTCGTGTTTTTGACGGCGGATGTGCACTACTGCGCGGCGCATCACTACCATCCGGATCGCGCGGCGTTTCAGGATTTCGAACCGTTCTGGGAATTCGTCGCCGGGCCGCTGAATGCCGGCAGTTTCGGGCCGAATCCGTTGGACAAGACGTTTGGCCCGGAGGTGGTGTTCGAGAAAGCGCCGCCTGCGCAGAACACCTCGCCGTTTGCCGGGTTTCAGTTTTTTGGTGAGGTGAATATTGAAGGGCAGAGTGGCGAAATGAGTGTGGTGTTGCGGGATCTGGATGGCGTGGCGGTGTTTGAGCAGAAGTTGCAGCCTGTTTAA
- the ptsP gene encoding phosphoenolpyruvate--protein phosphotransferase, whose product MLELTIEQISMGQSAVDKPAALQLLASHLVADGLVADGYLAGLQAREAQGSTFLGQGIAIPHGTPETRDQVFATGVRLMQFPDGVDWGDGQIVYLAIGIAAKSDEHLRLLQLLTRALGETDLGQALRRASSPEALLKLLQGAPQELALDAQMIGLGVSADDFEELVWRGARLLRQADCVSNGFAGVLQQVEALPLGDGLWWLHSEQTVKRPGLAFVTPDKPMRYLGQPLSGLFCLASLGEAHQALLERLCALLIEGRGHELGRATSSRKVLEVLGGELPADWPSARIALANAHGLHARPAKILAQLAKSFDGEIRVRIVDSQDSAVSVKSLSKLLSLGARRGQVLELIAEPSIAADALPALLAAIEEGLGEEVEPLPAVSQQREVIADIAEVLVAPASGSLLQAIPAAPGIAIGPAHIQVLQAIDYPLRGESAAIERERLKQALSDVRRDIQGLIERSKAKAIREIFITHQEMLDDPDLTDEVDTRLKQGESAEAAWMAVIEAAAKQQESLQDALLAERAADLRDIGRRVLAQLCGVQTANEPEQPYILVMDEVGPSDVARLDPARVAGILTARGGATAHSAIVARALGIPALVGAGAAVLLLEPGTPLLLDGQRGRLHVDADAATLQRAAEERDTREQRLKIAAEQRHQPAHTTDGHAVEVFANIGESAGVTSAVEQGAEGIGLLRTELIFMAHPQAPDEATQEAEYRRVLDGLAGRPLVVRTLDVGGDKPLPYWPIAKEENPFLGVRGIRLTLQRPQIMEAQLRALLRSADNRPLRIMFPMVGSVEEWRQARDMTERLRKEIPVADLQLGIMIEVPSAALLAPVLAKEVDFFSVGTNDLTQYTLAIDRGHPTLSAQADGLHPAVLQLIDITVRAAHAHGKWVGVCGELAADPLAVPVLVGLGVDELSVSGRSIAEVKARIRELSLTQAQTLAQQALAVGSANEVRALVEAL is encoded by the coding sequence ATGCTCGAGCTCACTATAGAGCAGATATCCATGGGCCAGTCGGCCGTGGATAAACCCGCCGCCCTGCAATTGCTCGCCAGTCATCTGGTCGCCGACGGTCTGGTGGCCGACGGCTACCTCGCCGGCCTGCAGGCTCGGGAAGCCCAGGGCTCGACCTTTCTCGGTCAAGGCATCGCCATTCCCCACGGCACCCCGGAAACCCGCGATCAGGTATTCGCCACCGGCGTGCGCCTGATGCAGTTTCCTGACGGCGTCGACTGGGGCGATGGCCAGATCGTCTATCTGGCGATCGGCATCGCGGCGAAATCCGACGAACACCTGCGTCTGCTGCAACTATTGACCCGTGCCCTCGGTGAGACCGATCTGGGCCAGGCGTTGCGTCGCGCCAGCTCGCCCGAAGCGTTGCTGAAGTTGCTGCAAGGCGCGCCGCAGGAACTGGCGCTGGACGCACAGATGATCGGCCTCGGTGTGTCGGCCGACGATTTCGAAGAACTGGTCTGGCGCGGCGCGCGTCTGCTGCGTCAGGCCGACTGCGTGAGCAACGGCTTTGCCGGCGTGTTGCAGCAGGTTGAAGCGCTACCACTCGGCGATGGTCTGTGGTGGCTGCACAGCGAGCAAACCGTGAAGCGTCCGGGGCTGGCATTCGTCACCCCGGACAAACCGATGCGCTACCTCGGCCAGCCGCTCAGCGGTCTGTTCTGCCTGGCGAGCCTGGGCGAGGCGCATCAGGCACTGCTCGAGCGTTTGTGCGCGTTGCTGATCGAAGGTCGCGGCCACGAACTGGGCCGCGCCACCAGCAGCCGCAAAGTCCTCGAAGTGTTGGGCGGTGAACTGCCTGCTGACTGGCCGAGCGCGCGTATTGCCCTGGCCAATGCCCACGGTTTGCACGCACGCCCGGCGAAGATCCTCGCGCAGCTGGCGAAAAGTTTTGATGGCGAAATTCGCGTGCGCATCGTCGACAGTCAGGACAGTGCCGTGTCGGTGAAGAGCCTGAGCAAACTGCTCAGCCTCGGCGCCCGGCGCGGTCAGGTGCTGGAGCTGATCGCCGAACCGAGCATCGCCGCTGATGCCTTGCCGGCCCTGCTCGCGGCGATTGAAGAAGGCCTCGGTGAAGAGGTCGAACCGCTGCCGGCCGTGAGTCAGCAGCGCGAAGTGATCGCCGACATCGCCGAAGTGCTGGTCGCTCCGGCCTCCGGCAGCCTGTTGCAAGCGATCCCCGCCGCCCCGGGCATCGCCATCGGCCCGGCGCACATTCAGGTGCTGCAGGCCATCGATTACCCGTTGCGCGGCGAGTCGGCGGCGATCGAGCGCGAGCGCCTCAAGCAAGCGCTGAGCGACGTGCGCCGCGACATTCAGGGCTTGATCGAACGCAGCAAGGCCAAAGCAATCCGCGAGATTTTCATCACTCACCAGGAAATGCTCGACGACCCGGATCTGACTGACGAAGTCGATACCCGCCTCAAGCAAGGCGAAAGCGCTGAAGCGGCGTGGATGGCGGTGATCGAAGCCGCCGCCAAACAGCAGGAATCGCTGCAGGACGCTTTGCTCGCCGAGCGAGCCGCGGATCTGCGTGACATCGGTCGCCGGGTGCTGGCGCAGTTGTGTGGCGTGCAGACCGCGAATGAGCCGGAGCAGCCGTACATTCTGGTGATGGACGAAGTCGGCCCGTCCGATGTGGCGCGGCTGGATCCTGCGCGAGTCGCGGGGATCCTCACCGCGCGCGGTGGCGCTACCGCGCACAGCGCCATCGTCGCCCGTGCCCTTGGAATTCCGGCGCTGGTCGGTGCGGGTGCGGCGGTGTTGCTGCTCGAACCGGGCACGCCACTGTTGCTCGACGGTCAGCGTGGCCGTCTGCATGTCGACGCCGATGCCGCGACGCTGCAACGCGCCGCTGAAGAACGCGACACCCGCGAGCAACGCCTGAAGATCGCCGCCGAACAACGCCATCAACCGGCGCACACCACCGATGGTCACGCGGTCGAAGTGTTCGCCAACATCGGCGAAAGCGCAGGCGTGACCAGTGCGGTGGAGCAGGGCGCCGAAGGCATCGGTCTGCTGCGCACCGAACTGATTTTCATGGCCCACCCGCAGGCGCCGGACGAGGCCACGCAAGAGGCCGAGTACCGTCGCGTCCTCGATGGTCTCGCCGGGCGTCCGCTGGTGGTGCGTACGCTCGACGTCGGCGGTGACAAACCGCTGCCATATTGGCCGATCGCCAAGGAAGAAAACCCGTTCCTCGGTGTGCGCGGCATTCGTCTGACCCTGCAGCGTCCGCAGATCATGGAAGCGCAACTGCGCGCCCTGCTGCGCTCGGCGGACAACCGCCCGCTGCGGATCATGTTCCCGATGGTCGGCAGCGTCGAAGAGTGGCGTCAGGCCCGCGACATGACCGAACGCCTGCGCAAGGAAATCCCGGTCGCCGATCTGCAACTGGGGATCATGATCGAAGTACCGTCGGCCGCATTGCTCGCGCCGGTGCTGGCCAAGGAAGTCGACTTCTTCAGCGTCGGCACCAACGACCTCACGCAATACACCCTGGCCATCGACCGTGGTCATCCGACCCTGTCGGCGCAGGCGGATGGCTTGCACCCGGCGGTGCTGCAACTGATCGACATCACCGTGCGCGCCGCCCATGCCCATGGCAAATGGGTAGGCGTCTGCGGCGAGCTGGCGGCCGATCCGCTGGCGGTGCCGGTGTTGGTCGGCCTCGGTGTCGACGAGCTCAGCGTGTCCGGTCGCAGCATTGCCGAAGTCAAGGCGCGCATCCGTGAACTCAGCCTGACCCAGGCGCAAACCCTCGCTCAACAGGCCCTGGCCGTGGGCAGCGCCAATGAAGTGCGCGCATTAGTGGAGGCCCTGTAA